The following coding sequences are from one Triticum aestivum cultivar Chinese Spring chromosome 5A, IWGSC CS RefSeq v2.1, whole genome shotgun sequence window:
- the LOC123104282 gene encoding 26S proteasome non-ATPase regulatory subunit 13 homolog B isoform X1 has protein sequence MRRRRRRQRVEEMKRRQLEGLLGGLVQFSPAASSARFGLQKKAGDALIQLYTHFISDFEVKINLLKSSHFAVVVSRQYSDKDAGISYLEGVISKLRDTKESRVEEPILYVKMQIASFLLEKGNQKECKKLVDEGKTTLDSMGDVDPSVHSTYYSLCSQYHKVCQDNSEFYKNALLYLAYTTVESLLEPFRQNLAFDLSLAALLGDNIYNIGELLAHPIRDPRGARGGAARWTKTVWQRGGQEDEGIEERVEATTVCNK, from the exons atgcggcgacggcgacggcgacaacgAGTGGAGGAGATGAAGCGGAGGCAACTCGAGGGCCTCCTAGGGGGCCTGGTCCAGTTCTCCCCCGCCGCCTCCTCTGCTCGATTTGGCCTCCAAAAAAAG GCAGGCGATGCTCTGATTCAGCTGTATACTCATTTCATCTCTGATTTTGAGGTCAAGATCAACCTTCTTAAATCTTCTCACTTCGCGGTAGTAGTTTCACGCCAGTATTCAGATAAAGATGCTGGTATAAGCTATCTCGAAGGCGTAATTTCGAAGCTGCGTGATACCAAGGAATCACGGGTTGAAGAGCCCATTCTGTATGTGAAGATGCAGATTGCAAGTTTTCTTCTTGAGAAAGGGAATCAAAAGGAGTGTAAGAAACTGGTAGACGAGGGTAAAACCACTTTGGATAGCATGGGCGATGTTGATCCTTCAGTACATTCAACCTATTATTCATTATGTTCTCAGTACCATAAAGTGTGTCAAGACAATTCTGAATTTTATAAAAATGCTCTTCTCTATCTTGCATACACAACAGTGGAGTCACTTTTAGAACCATTCAGACAG AACCTGGCATTTGACCTCTCACTTGCTGCTTTATTGGGTGACAACATATACAACATCGGGGAGTTGCTTGCCCATCCAATT CGAGATCCACGAGGAGCACGAGGCGGTGCAGCAAGATGGACAAAGACGGTGTGGCAGCGGGGTGGGCAAGAAGATGAGGGGATTGAGGAGAGGGTGGAGGCAACGAcagtttgcaacaaataa
- the LOC123104282 gene encoding 60S ribosomal protein L24 isoform X2: protein MVLKTGLCRFSGAKIYPGNVSDWSIHTLESSFCPTQSASAISATISSLLSLYGLPCTGSSRRTYTDIRVEAAKKRHRTTKSPCGLAVNRLWTRH, encoded by the exons ATGGTTCTCAA GACAGGGCTCTGCCGTTTCAGTGGTGCCAAGATATACCCGGGGAATGTATCAGATTGGTCCATTCATACTCTCGA GTCCTCCTTTTGTCCAACTCAAAGTGCAAGCGCTATTTCTGCAACCATCTCAAGCCTGCTAAGCTTATATGGACTGCCATGTACAGGAAGCAGCAGAAGAACGTATACG GATATTCGTGTTGAGGCTGCAAAGAAGAGGCACCGGACCACCAAGAGTCCATGTGGTCTCGCTGTTAATCGCCTCTGGACGCGCCATTGA
- the LOC123104283 gene encoding uncharacterized protein isoform X1, with translation MQDPPPTGETPDSGPIAPMCNPKGSPSQQDDDSRGGEVIRSLDDLPEDICRRIHTRMSLQNAARLACASHTFRRSWRCYPNLDLRQRTLGLNGDHISKVDHILQNHSGIGMKKLRIELFDCDKVDPCYISSWLRVAVTAGIEELTLYLPATPEDEAYYSFPYSLLFNGSENSIRYLDIGICAFRPTAGLGRWRSLAILSLSNVLIADDELEGLLYNCAALEHLGLLNCPEIVCLKIPCLLWRLRVLRVSLCRNLQVIDSNAPNISIFHFSGSLVSISFGSALQVKNVHMECLEFGQSNIVLHARTKLLSYAPNVETLVISSPNEMTSTPTLSRKFLHLKYLHISLIGNEAISPDYDYLSLVSFLEASPRLETFILEIRQPCMEHESVLWNAPQLRRLPQQCHTSLKSVTIVGFSSAKSLVELT, from the exons ATGCAAGATCCGCCGCCGACGGGGGAAACCCCAGACA GTGGACCGATTGCTCCAATGTGCAATCCAAAGGGCTCACCCTCCCAGCAAGATGATGATTCTCGAGGTGGCGAAGTGATACGATCATTGGACGACCTTCCAGAG GATATCTGCCGACGTATTCATACCCGAATGTCACTGCAAAATGCTGCTCGCTTGGCTTGTGCATCACACACATTTCGGAGATCATGGAGATGCTATCCCAACCTTGACTTACGTCAGAGAACACTAGGTTTGAATGGAGATCACATCAGCAAAGTTGACCATATTCTGCAAAATCACTCGGGCATTGGCATGAAGAAACTAAGGATTGAACTTTTTGACTGCGACAAGGTTGATCCCTGTTATATCAGTAGCTGGCTTCGTGTTGCTGTTACAGCAGGAATTGAAGAACTCACCCTTTATCTGCCCGCTACCCCTGAGGACGAAGCATACTACAGTTTCCCATACTCGCTTTTATTTAATGGGAGTGAAAACTCGATTCGGTATCTTGACATAGGCATCTGTGCTTTTCGTCCCACGgctgggcttgggcgctggagaaGCTTGGCAATTTTATCTCTGAGTAATGTGCTGATTGCTGACGATGAGCTAGAGGGCCTTCTTTACAATTGTGCTGCATTGGAGCATTTGGGACTCCTGAATTGCCCGGAGATAGTTTGCCTGAAGATACCTTGTCTGCTGTGGCGGCTTAGGGTCCTGAGAGTGTCTTTATGCAGAAATCTTCAAGTGATAGACAGCAATGCTCCAAATATCTCCATTTTTCACTTCTCTGGTAGTTTAGTATCGATTTCATTCGGAAGTGCATTGCAAGTAAAGAATGTACACATGGAGTGTTTAGAATTTGGTCAGTCCAACATTGTCTTGCATGCTCGGACCAAGCTTCTGTCCTATGCACCAAATGTTGAAACACTTGTCATATCATCGCCTAATGAG ATGACCAGTACACCaacgctatctcgcaaattcctCCACCTCAAGTACTTGCATATTTCTCTAATTGGAAATGAAGCTATTTCACCAGATTATGATTATCTTTCTCTGGTTTCTTTTCTTGAAGCTTCTCCTCGCCTGGAGACTTTCATCTTGGAA ATACGTCAGCCTTGCATGGAGCATGAGTCAGTTCTTTGGAATGCCCCTCAACTGAGGCGACTACCACAACAGTGCCACACCAGCCTAAAGAGTGTGACGATAGTGGGCTTCAGCTCCGCGAAGAGCTTGGTCGAGTTGACATGA
- the LOC123104283 gene encoding uncharacterized protein isoform X2, with translation MCNPKGSPSQQDDDSRGGEVIRSLDDLPEDICRRIHTRMSLQNAARLACASHTFRRSWRCYPNLDLRQRTLGLNGDHISKVDHILQNHSGIGMKKLRIELFDCDKVDPCYISSWLRVAVTAGIEELTLYLPATPEDEAYYSFPYSLLFNGSENSIRYLDIGICAFRPTAGLGRWRSLAILSLSNVLIADDELEGLLYNCAALEHLGLLNCPEIVCLKIPCLLWRLRVLRVSLCRNLQVIDSNAPNISIFHFSGSLVSISFGSALQVKNVHMECLEFGQSNIVLHARTKLLSYAPNVETLVISSPNEMTSTPTLSRKFLHLKYLHISLIGNEAISPDYDYLSLVSFLEASPRLETFILEIRQPCMEHESVLWNAPQLRRLPQQCHTSLKSVTIVGFSSAKSLVELT, from the exons ATGTGCAATCCAAAGGGCTCACCCTCCCAGCAAGATGATGATTCTCGAGGTGGCGAAGTGATACGATCATTGGACGACCTTCCAGAG GATATCTGCCGACGTATTCATACCCGAATGTCACTGCAAAATGCTGCTCGCTTGGCTTGTGCATCACACACATTTCGGAGATCATGGAGATGCTATCCCAACCTTGACTTACGTCAGAGAACACTAGGTTTGAATGGAGATCACATCAGCAAAGTTGACCATATTCTGCAAAATCACTCGGGCATTGGCATGAAGAAACTAAGGATTGAACTTTTTGACTGCGACAAGGTTGATCCCTGTTATATCAGTAGCTGGCTTCGTGTTGCTGTTACAGCAGGAATTGAAGAACTCACCCTTTATCTGCCCGCTACCCCTGAGGACGAAGCATACTACAGTTTCCCATACTCGCTTTTATTTAATGGGAGTGAAAACTCGATTCGGTATCTTGACATAGGCATCTGTGCTTTTCGTCCCACGgctgggcttgggcgctggagaaGCTTGGCAATTTTATCTCTGAGTAATGTGCTGATTGCTGACGATGAGCTAGAGGGCCTTCTTTACAATTGTGCTGCATTGGAGCATTTGGGACTCCTGAATTGCCCGGAGATAGTTTGCCTGAAGATACCTTGTCTGCTGTGGCGGCTTAGGGTCCTGAGAGTGTCTTTATGCAGAAATCTTCAAGTGATAGACAGCAATGCTCCAAATATCTCCATTTTTCACTTCTCTGGTAGTTTAGTATCGATTTCATTCGGAAGTGCATTGCAAGTAAAGAATGTACACATGGAGTGTTTAGAATTTGGTCAGTCCAACATTGTCTTGCATGCTCGGACCAAGCTTCTGTCCTATGCACCAAATGTTGAAACACTTGTCATATCATCGCCTAATGAG ATGACCAGTACACCaacgctatctcgcaaattcctCCACCTCAAGTACTTGCATATTTCTCTAATTGGAAATGAAGCTATTTCACCAGATTATGATTATCTTTCTCTGGTTTCTTTTCTTGAAGCTTCTCCTCGCCTGGAGACTTTCATCTTGGAA ATACGTCAGCCTTGCATGGAGCATGAGTCAGTTCTTTGGAATGCCCCTCAACTGAGGCGACTACCACAACAGTGCCACACCAGCCTAAAGAGTGTGACGATAGTGGGCTTCAGCTCCGCGAAGAGCTTGGTCGAGTTGACATGA